One region of Bacillus pumilus genomic DNA includes:
- the moaC gene encoding cyclic pyranopterin monophosphate synthase MoaC produces the protein MSQFSHFNEQGRAKMVDISDKSSTVRTAVAASSVRMIKEVFHKIEQREIGKGDVLSVAQVAGIMAAKQTSTIIPMCHPLALKGVDISFDWEEDGNAHILNIQVQVKTKGSTGVEMEALTSASVCALTVYDMCKAIDKGMIIGPTYLIEKTGGKNGDFHRASDI, from the coding sequence ATGAGTCAATTTAGCCACTTTAACGAACAGGGAAGAGCAAAGATGGTCGACATTAGTGACAAATCGTCTACCGTGAGAACCGCCGTTGCTGCTTCAAGTGTTCGTATGATAAAAGAAGTGTTTCATAAAATAGAGCAGCGTGAAATTGGAAAAGGGGATGTGCTGTCTGTTGCACAGGTTGCTGGCATTATGGCAGCAAAGCAAACATCTACCATCATTCCAATGTGTCATCCGCTTGCACTAAAAGGTGTGGATATCTCCTTTGATTGGGAGGAAGACGGAAATGCGCACATTCTGAACATACAAGTACAGGTGAAAACAAAAGGAAGTACGGGTGTGGAGATGGAAGCGCTCACTTCTGCTTCAGTATGTGCACTGACTGTTTACGACATGTGCAAAGCGATTGATAAAGGCATGATCATCGGTCCTACCTATTTAATTGAAAAGACAGGCGGGAAAAACGGTGATTTTCACAGAGCATCTGATATTTAA
- a CDS encoding redox-sensing transcriptional repressor Rex, with translation MNIDQSKIPQATAKRLPLYYRFLKNLHASGKQRVSSAELSDAVKVDSATIRRDFSYFGALGKKGYGYNVDYLLTFFRKTLDQDEMTNVMLIGVGNLGTAFLHYNFIKNNNTKISMAFDVNESKIGSEIGGVPVYDLDKLEEHVQEVGDIPVAILTVPAVAAQPITDRLIALGIKGILDFTPARLNVPEHIRIHHIDLAVELQSLVYFLKHYSVTQED, from the coding sequence ATGAATATAGATCAGTCAAAAATTCCACAAGCGACAGCCAAACGTTTGCCGCTATATTACCGTTTTTTAAAAAATCTGCATGCATCAGGAAAACAAAGGGTGTCATCAGCAGAGCTTAGTGATGCAGTCAAAGTGGATTCTGCTACCATTCGCCGAGATTTTTCGTACTTTGGTGCACTTGGGAAGAAGGGCTATGGCTATAATGTCGATTACCTTTTGACCTTCTTCAGAAAGACACTTGACCAAGATGAAATGACCAATGTCATGCTCATCGGTGTCGGGAATTTAGGGACTGCTTTTTTACACTATAATTTCATCAAAAACAATAATACAAAAATTTCAATGGCTTTTGACGTCAATGAGAGTAAAATAGGAAGTGAGATAGGCGGCGTGCCTGTCTATGATTTGGATAAGCTTGAAGAGCATGTTCAAGAGGTAGGAGATATTCCTGTTGCCATTTTGACAGTACCTGCCGTAGCAGCTCAACCCATTACAGATCGTTTGATTGCCCTTGGCATCAAAGGAATCCTTGATTTTACGCCGGCTCGATTGAATGTGCCGGAACACATTCGAATTCATCATATAGATTTGGCGGTTGAACTTCAGTCACTTGTGTATTTCTTAAAGCATTACTCTGTTACACAGGAGGATTGA